AGCGCCGAAGATGGAGCTGCTGTCGCCAAAGAGAAAGGCCGAAAGAAGAAGACGGAAGAGCCGACTGAGGAGCAGGAAGACGAACTGCTGCTTACGGACCGGCCGTTTAACGTTGATGCCGGTTTGCCGGTTAACTGCGTGGAAGCGCTAGCGCTCGAGAAGGCGACTAAACCGCCGAAGCCCTTCACGGAAGGGACACTGCTGAAAGCGATGGAGAGCGCCGGAAAATCCATTGAAGATGAAGAGCTTCGCGATGCGATGAAGCAAACAGGACTGGGAACGCCGGCAACACGCGCAGCGACAATCGAGCGGCTGAAGCAGGTCGGCTACATTACAACGGCCGGCAAACGTTTGGAGATTACCACTAAAGGCTGCGCGGCTATTGAGCTGATACGCGGGGCAGGCGTTGAACTGCTGGCCTCCCCGGAGATGACGGGCCGATGGGAGCAGAGGCTTCATCAAATTTCCAAGGGCGAAGCGTCCGATGAACAGTTTATGCAGAAGGTTAAGCAGTTTGCAGAGATGATTGTCGGGAAGGTGAGGCATCAACGACCTGCCGCTGCAAACTTATTCGCCGAAGCGGATGCCGGGCAAGGGGCAAAGGGTAAGGGGCGCGGAACAAGCCGAAATGGTAATAAAAGTAGTGTCACAGCGAGCAGTAAAGGAAAACCTGCAAATTCGCCGCATCAAGCCTCCGCATCGACACAGAGACGCGTAACCGCATCTGACGGGTTAGTAAATGCGTCTAAGCCCGTCAGGCGCCTTTCGGGAGGTGCTGAAGATCATAAAAGCACTACCTCAGCCAAAGCTGCAGGGTCGCCTGCTGTGATTGCGGCATGCCCGCGACCGGGGTGCGGAGGGCAAATTGTCGAAGGCAAGCGCGGTTATGGTTGTATGAAATTTCGGGAAGGATGTTCCTTCGTCATTTGGAAAGTGCAGGGAGGAAAGGCGATAACGGCAGCAATGGCTAAAGCGCTCGCCACGAGCGGCGAGACGCGCAAGGTCAGTTTGAAACTGGAGGATGGGTCAATCGTGCCCGGAAAATGGAAGTTGATTGATCAAACAAAAGGTTCTATTGAATACATCCCTGCTGAATAATAGCAAATAGGCTTGTCACACTCATGAAGATTCATGAATGTGACAAGCCTATTGCGCGTAGCTGCGGCTTACGAAAGGGGCTGGCGATTCTGGACATAATCATGAATTTTGTCGGGGATGTCTCGCAGCTGATGAAGGGTAAAGAACGCTCCCTTCGGTTCAACATCGATTCCGACAATATTATAAACCCACTCGGACTCGCTCTTCATATGAATCGCGTTAATGCCGGTTGTAAGCGCAGGGATAACGTCTGTACGTATGGAATTTCCGATCATCCAGGTGCAATCCCGTTCAAAGCCGCCTTCGGTTAAGATATCTTCCATTGCTTGGATATTCTTGTGGGAGCGGACATAAATGCGTGAATCAAAATAACGCTCCAGCTGCATTTGTTTGATTTTGCGATGCTGGATCAACAGCTCGCCTCCTGTATATAAATGCAGCTCATGCCCGCTCGATGCGAGGCGGTCGAGCGTCTCCTCCATGAATGGATAGGGCTCAACCTCATGCTCATAAACGCTGCGTCCGAGCTTCCACAGGAAATCACTCTCGATAACCGATCGAGGCCTTCCCGTCAAATCGGAGAAGTAATGGTATGTATCGACAAACGACTGTGGAAAATGCTCGCTCGTGAAGCCGACGGCTTGTACGCCCGCTATGTCGATCTCCGTCTGCTTGCTGCGGATTTCCTCGCTTGAAACGTCATATCCTCGAAACCAGGCACTCATCGCGTCGGAAAACTGATCGATGATATGGTAGAAATATTTGTTGCAGTAGATGAGCGTATCATCAAGGTCAAACAGTATATGCTGCTTCATCATAGGCACGGCTCCTTTCCCAAATGAATCGGCTGTAAATCCAATCTACCGCATCTCGGGATTCGCCGTCAAATCGAATATTTATGTACACGTTTACAAATACTGTAGCCGGAGGTGAGGCAATCTATGCCATGGAATAAAAGTGAAAAGAAGGAAAATCAGCAAAATGAATCCAGTATAAAAGAAAGCTCCAGAACGATAAAATCCGACAAAGCGGCAGATCGTGTGCCAAATTCTAACGGTATCAACAAACAGCTGCCGTAAATTCATCCGGCAGCTCAAGTCACCATTGCCCGAAAGCGTGCATCTACCAAATCATCACCGATTGCAGCGGGTGCGCGCTTAACGGGCATTATAAAATCGACCGGGGACGCCCGCTCTCCGGGCTTTCAAGCAAACTTGCGCATTTTGGCGCTCAGATCCTGCTTAATATAGGCAATCCGTTTCCGGACATAGAAATCATAGCTCTCACCTTTCAATTCGCGGGGCGTGATCACCTCCTCCGCAGTGTTATCAATAATGGTCAACGAGCCGTTGGAATAAAATTTAAAAGTCAAATCACGCCACGGACGGTTCCTTTCAATAAATCGATAATTTTCACAGTTATTCATGATGATCAGCCTCCTTCGAAAAGATGGATTAGTAGAACACCTGTTCCTGTCTCGATTATACCAAACATTTGTTCGGATGGAAACTATTTTTTGTTTCCCTTAAACTAGACTGATAGATTGCATTATTGAACTGATAAAGGAGCGCCATTCATGATAAAAGTATCTCAATTGTCGAAGCAAATACCAGGCGGCCCGCAGGTGTTATCCGGAATTAGCTTCGAAGTGCAGCCGGGCGAATTCGTGGCGGTGAAAGGAGCAAGCGGAAGCGGAAAATCGATGCTGCTGCGCTGTTTGGCTTTGCGGGAAAAATGGAGCGGCGGTTCATATATTGTTGACGGAGTGGAAATTCTCAAAAAAGGATTAACCGGCACAATGAAAATCCGCCGTGAGGTGGCATACCTCGAGGAAAAACCGAATCTCTATCCGAACCGTACGGCGCTTAAGAACGTGCTGATCGGTGCGGCTTACCAGACTCCGTTCTGGAGAAGGCTATCGGGGATGGTTCGCAGCGACGATTATATGGGGGCAATGGATGTCATAGAAAAAATGGGGCTGCTCGAGAAAGCGCATCAGAAAGGCGAGAAGCTGAGCGGTGGAGAGAAGCAGCGTATCGCCATCGCAAGAGCGCTCGTTCACGGGGCGCAGATTTTGCTGGCCGACGAGCCGGTATCGGGTCTGGATCCTCACGCCGCGGAGCAGGTACTCTCGGATCTGAAGCGCATGTGCCGGATTCAGGGTATTTCCGTCATCGCTGTTATGCATCAGGGTGATTGGGCCGAGCGGTTTGCCGACCGTATTATAGGTCTGAACAACGGCAGGCTGGTGCTTGATGTTAAGGGGAGAAGATTAACCGAACGGGAAAAAATGCTGATATGACTCTTAACAGCGAGGCTGAGCCGTGCGGATTCGATTATATCTGCTTATCATGCAGCCACGGCGGAGTCGGACGCATGCGAGATGAGCCTTAAGCTGTAAGCATAATAAGTGCGCTAACCAAGCAATCGTGGCGTGAAGGCCGCATACAATGGAATATCAACCCGAATAGGCAGGTGTCCATATATGGCCTTTCAATTTCCTGCGGTCATTCATGCTTCACGCATGACCTTCCCCAAAGCCGAGCTGTGGGTTCCCGTCGTAAGCGGTCTGCAAAACGCCGCGGCGCGAAACACGATCAATGAATCGATCCGCCATACCGTACGCCAGCTCATATCCGAGCAAGGCACGCTCGAGGATCCGAGAGCTGAGATGTTGGGCTATTTTGAGATAAAGACGAACGAGAAAAATGTACTCAGCCTTTCTTTGTTCAACTATGCTTATACCGGCGGAGCCCATGGCTTGACTCTGCAGCAATCGCTTACCTTCGAGACAGGTACCGGCAAGTCGTACTCTCTCTCTGAGTTGTTCAAGCCCGGGAGCCCTTATATACACAGACTATCGGAGATCATCAAACGCCAAATCGCAGCGCGTGAGATTGCCGTATTGGATCCCTTTGAGTCCATCCGGGCCGACCAGCCCTTCTATATCGCCGATCGGGCTCTTGTCATTTATTTCGCCCTCTATGAACTGACGCCCTATGCTTTCGGTTTTCCTTATTTCCCTATCTCGGTTTATGATTTATATGATATTATTAACCCGACCGGACCTCTCGCTCCCATGTCCGTCAACGATTAGCGGATTCGATCAATTCTTTTCTTATGGCCGCTAAAGGATTTATAAATATACGACGAAATCCTGGGGAGACAAAGATACGAGGAGCAATCTGATGATCTATCTTCTTATTCTAATTTCAGTCATAATAGTCGGAGTTGCTCTCGTTATTCGTCAGCGGCGGCAAAACAGACCGGTCGTTGAACACAACCCGTTCAATACCGTTGCATATCTTCAGACAACCTACGATCCCGGGGAAAACGTGTCGGAATCGGATCTTACTCCGCCTAAGCAGGGCAGGCTCCCATATAATGTGCTCATAGTAGACGACCAACCCGCCATCAGGCTGCTGCTTCGGGAATTGTTCGAACTTGAGGGTATTACGGTGTATGAAGCGCCGAATGGCCGGACAGCGATCCAGCAGGTGAGACGGAACCCGGTCGACTTTATTTTACTGGATCTCAAAATGCCCGACATGGATGGAATCGAGGCGCTTCGGGAAATTCGCACATTTAATTCGAGCGTTCAGGTTGCCATGATAACAGCCTACGGTGATCCCGAAAAGCTTGAAATAGCCAAAATGCTTGGTACGCTTGCATTTTTCACGAAACCTTTCGATATTGAATATGTAAAAGATTTTGTAATGGTAAGGCTAAAGCAGGAAGCTGAGCAGGGACGGGAAGGGGACGTGTCGTGAGCGTGCGAAGGCGGATCGGCATTATCGCACATGTACTGCTCGGGCTGCTGTTTCCATATACGTTTATCGGATCGGTTATGCTCATATATGGCTTCATGGTTCCGATTTGCGTTTGCAGTTTCGGCATTGCTGATGTTTATATGGTTAAGGTTTAAAGGTTAACCGGACCTTTATTTCAAGAACTGCAACCGAACACCTATCGGCTCCTTAAGCACGGGTCAACGATATGCGGCGAGCGTTTGTTCAATGGTTGTACTGACACGATAAAAGCCCTCATACAGTCAAGTATGGGGGTGAAGCTGTGTTTACGGTACTTTCGGGGCTGCTATTATTTGCCGGCGTATGCGCGGTATCCGTCTGCATCGGTGTTATCGTACAACGAAAAACGAACCATGCGATGCAGCAGTCGTTTATTCGCCATTCCTCCTATATCCGATTCATGCAGGATAAACATGATCTTAACCGATTTGGTATCGCTCAGCAATTGAATCGGCATATGGGCGGCTTCTCAGTCTTTGGTCTCTCATTCTCAACTCTTTCGGTTATTGGGGGAGCGGTATTTCTGCTCGGTCCAGCGGTTGCGGCAGGCGGCACGGCCGTCGTAGGCATCGGTTGGCCTGTGTTGGCTTTGTTCGGGCTCGCGACGGCCTGTTCGCTGGCTTCCTTCGCTTCT
This is a stretch of genomic DNA from Paenibacillus sp. sptzw28. It encodes these proteins:
- a CDS encoding DUF3298 and DUF4163 domain-containing protein, translating into MAFQFPAVIHASRMTFPKAELWVPVVSGLQNAAARNTINESIRHTVRQLISEQGTLEDPRAEMLGYFEIKTNEKNVLSLSLFNYAYTGGAHGLTLQQSLTFETGTGKSYSLSELFKPGSPYIHRLSEIIKRQIAAREIAVLDPFESIRADQPFYIADRALVIYFALYELTPYAFGFPYFPISVYDLYDIINPTGPLAPMSVND
- a CDS encoding response regulator → MIYLLILISVIIVGVALVIRQRRQNRPVVEHNPFNTVAYLQTTYDPGENVSESDLTPPKQGRLPYNVLIVDDQPAIRLLLRELFELEGITVYEAPNGRTAIQQVRRNPVDFILLDLKMPDMDGIEALREIRTFNSSVQVAMITAYGDPEKLEIAKMLGTLAFFTKPFDIEYVKDFVMVRLKQEAEQGREGDVS
- a CDS encoding HAD family hydrolase: MKQHILFDLDDTLIYCNKYFYHIIDQFSDAMSAWFRGYDVSSEEIRSKQTEIDIAGVQAVGFTSEHFPQSFVDTYHYFSDLTGRPRSVIESDFLWKLGRSVYEHEVEPYPFMEETLDRLASSGHELHLYTGGELLIQHRKIKQMQLERYFDSRIYVRSHKNIQAMEDILTEGGFERDCTWMIGNSIRTDVIPALTTGINAIHMKSESEWVYNIVGIDVEPKGAFFTLHQLRDIPDKIHDYVQNRQPLS
- a CDS encoding phosphonate ABC transporter ATP-binding protein, with product MIKVSQLSKQIPGGPQVLSGISFEVQPGEFVAVKGASGSGKSMLLRCLALREKWSGGSYIVDGVEILKKGLTGTMKIRREVAYLEEKPNLYPNRTALKNVLIGAAYQTPFWRRLSGMVRSDDYMGAMDVIEKMGLLEKAHQKGEKLSGGEKQRIAIARALVHGAQILLADEPVSGLDPHAAEQVLSDLKRMCRIQGISVIAVMHQGDWAERFADRIIGLNNGRLVLDVKGRRLTEREKMLI